In Pyricularia oryzae 70-15 chromosome 2, whole genome shotgun sequence, one genomic interval encodes:
- a CDS encoding enoyl-CoA hydratase/isomerase — MTITEADLVLSGTPSPGVLVLQLNRPDKRNALSQSLINQLLGKLRDASVDETVKAVVVTGSATFFCAGADIKEISALDGEGARKCRYLEDLCHGFSSFRKPIFAAVEGMALGGGFEVALACDLIFASESANFGLPEVKIGLIPGAGGTQRLTNSMGKYLAMRMILFGATITSQEALHHGLVAEIFPAGSVLEGAVAKAAQVAGLSSTAVQLAKEAICRSDNLGRDDEFERSLYYFSYGTAHKREGIAAFLEKRAPDWREAPQGSP, encoded by the exons ATGACAATCACGGAAGCAGATCTGGTGCTGAGCGGCACACCTAGTCCCGGAGTTCTAGTCCTGCAGTTGAATCGGCCAGACAAGAGGAATGCTCTTTCGCAGAGTCTTATCAATCAATTGCTGGGCAAACTTCGTGATGCATCGGTAGACGAAACGGTCAAGGCGGTCGTGGTGACAGGCAGTGCGACTTTCTTTTGCG CTGGTGCCGATATCAAGGAGATATCGGCTCTTGACGGAGAGGGCGCGAGAAAGTGCAGGTATCTCGAGGATCTGTGCCATGGATTTTCGTCGTTTAGGAAACCCATTTTTGCTGCCGTGGAAGGGATGGCT CTCGGCGGGGGGTTCGAAGTTGCTCTCGCT TGCGATCTGATCTTTGCTTCTGAAAGCGCAAATTTTGGGCTCCCAGAGGTTAAGATCGGCTTGATTCCAGGGGCCGGTGGCACCCAACGCTTGACAAACTCCATGGGAAAGTACCTG GCGATGCGCATGATATTGTTTGGAGCAACAATCACGAGCCAAGAAGCACTCCATCACGGCTTGGTCGCAGAGATCTTCCCTGCTGGATCGGTGCTGGAGGGCGCCGTTGCCAAGGCCGCACAGGTTGCTGGCCTCAGCTCCACGGCGGTGCAATTGGCCAAAGAGGCCATCTGCCGGAGCGATAACCTGGGCAGGGACGACGAGTTCGAGCGAAGTTTGTACTATTTCTCGTACGGGACGGCGCACAAGCGGGAGGGCATTGCTGCCTTTCTTGAGAAGCGCGCCCCTGACTGGCGTGAGGCCCCTCAGGGTTCACCCTAG
- a CDS encoding alpha/beta hydrolase fold-3 domain-containing protein, with protein sequence MASPVDPELQPIWNGSPFIGKPKDVSELRAIFQGQFASGPVPPGATQLPSHSVTSADGTPIEVLHFAPEPPTAAAETGGTSHDDPTATTATTTTTRPPARAIIFCFGGGLIMGSAASNLHPAGSMAAQTRSQVFVPGYRVAPEHPGPAAVEDVYAALRYVQTHSARLGVDPTRVVMFGISAGGGIAAGTLLLARDRTASDPCDQQLPLPAGLALRYPMLDDRTEGSDDDPLHRYHLWNHVANDLGWAAYAGGKTRAERTDDNMPVYMAPGRAKPDQLRGLPPVFVDVGELDLFRGEDTRFAAALAMAGVEVEFHHYPGVPHGVEVMAPGIKKAVAMQENLNRFLCRF encoded by the coding sequence ATGGCCTCGCCTGTAGACCCCGAGCTGCAGCCGATCTGGAACGGAAGTCCGTTCATCGGCAAGCCCAAGGACGTGTCTGAACTCCGAGCCATATTCCAAGGCCAATTCGCGTCCGGCCCCGTTCCACCAGGCGCCACCCAGCTCCCCTCCCACTCCGTCACATCCGCCGACGGCACCCCGATAGAAGTCCTGCACTTTGCCCCGGAGCCGCCGACAGCCGCAGCAGAAACCGGCGGCACCAGCCACGACGACCCGACGGCGaccacagcaacaacaacaacaacacggCCGCCAGCCCGCGCCATCATATTCTgcttcggcggcggcctgaTCATGGGCAGCGCCGCCAGCAACCTCCACCCCGCCGGCTCCATGGCCGCCCAGACGCGCAGCCAGGTGTTTGTGCCGGGGTACCGGGTCGCACcggagcacccggggccggcgGCGGTCGAGGACGTCTACGCCGCGCTGCGGTACGTGCAGACGCACTCGGCGCGGCTGGGCGTCGACCCCACGCGCGTCGTCATGTTCGGCATCAgcgcgggcggcggcatcgCGGCCGgcacgctgctgctggcgcgcGACCGGACCGCCAGCGACCCCTGCGACCAACAGCTCCCGCTGCCGGCCGGCCTGGCGCTGCGCTACCCCATGCTGGACGACCGCACCGAGGGCTCCGACGACGACCCGCTGCACCGCTACCACCTGTGGAACCACGTGGCCAACGACCTGGGCTGGGCGGCGTACGCGGGCGGCAAGACGCGCGCGGAGCGCACCGACGACAACATGCCCGTGTACATggcgccgggccgcgcaaagcCGGACCAGCTGCGCGGCCTGCCGCCCGTCTTTGTCGACGTCGGGGAGCTGGACCTGTTCCGCGGGGAGGACACCCGGTTCGCGGCCGCGCTGGCCATGGCGGGCGTCGAGGTCGAGTTCCACCACTACCCGGGGGTTCCGCACGGCGTCGAGGTCATGGCCCCGGGGATCAAGAAAGCGGTTGCCATGCAGGAGAATTTGAACAGGTTTCTTTGTAGATTTTAG
- a CDS encoding vacuolar protein sorting-associated protein 70 encodes MASFKSIAAVVATAAICVHACLQDSHEMLRRTERRLSRASTSPSLIKRATVTLPPVLTETERTLVDSFDNSSIAEWSYYYSSGMRLAGSNRSQAEWTRQMWQDAGLEVQIAEYWITYTEPSESSLRLRRPDGSSHVAQLREDVLEGDEQTANPDEKIAFHALSGSGNVSAEYIYVGRGTRGDYKRLVDLGVDLKGKIALAQYGGTNRGVKIKNAQENGMVGTVLYTDPLEDGQVTEANGYKAYPDGPARHPSAIQRGSTRWASLSFGDPSTIGYPSHRDAPRGDISDLGPKIPSIPISMRDGLQLLRALDGHGVSGKEANRSSWVGAFANLSYSSGPAPGATLDMVHFMERRLEPAWDVMGYINGTSEDEFVIIGNHRDGWTTGGAADAISGGSILVEMARAFGKLIDQGWKPRRTIIFGSWDAEEFGLMGSTEWVEDHLPELVGKAVAYINLDTAVSGPRTAITGSGEIQTIAIELMKKVAFPDKYGVGETLYDMWYNSTSGYVGPLGSGSDYAAFYHNGISSLDISGGPGKGDPVYQYHSLYDTYDWMANYADPGFQVHKAMGQWVTLLMYHLADDPLIPFDLPNAATTLRALFQDLQDDMAELFPTVTDLDLSPLSNAIAAFESAAEQIDALATQALSHNDTVLLGVINSKYRDFNRGYASQGALPGRLTYNNVVSAPGLDNGYGASVFPAVGDSLDQGDRELADEWIVKSANAVLRAAEILTV; translated from the exons ATGGCCAGCTTCAAGTCAATTGCAGCAGTcgtggcgacggcggcgatctGCGTCCACGCCTGCCTGCAGGACAGCCATGAGATGCTCCGCCGCACCGAGCGCCGGCTGTCCCGGGCCTCGACCTCGCCCAGCCTCATCAAGCGGGCCACGGTGACGCTCCCGCCGGTCCTCACGGAAACGGAACGCACGCTGGTCGACTCGTTCGACAACAGCAGCATCGCAGAGTGGTCGTACTACTACAGCTCCGGCATGCGCCTGGCCGGGTCCAACAGGTCGCAGGCCGAGTGGACGCGCCAGATGTGGCAGGACGCCGGCCTCGAGGTGCAGATTGCAGAGTACTGGATCACGTACACGGAGCCCAGCGAGAGCTCGCTGCGTCTGCGCAGGCCGGACGGGTCGTCGCACGTCGCGCAGCTGAGGGAGGACGTGTTGGAGGGCGACGAGCAGACGGCGAACCCGGACGAGAAGATTGCGTTTCATGCCCTGTCTGGGAGCGGGAATGTCAGCGCAGAGTATATTTATGTTGG acgtggCACTCGCGGCGACTACAAGCGCCTTGTAGacctcggcgtcgacctcAAAGGCAAAATCGCCCTCGCGCAGTACGGCGGGACGAACCGCGGTGTCAAGATCAAGAACGCGCAGGAGAACGGCATGGTCGGCACCGTGCTCTACACGGACCCCCTCGAAGACGGGCAAGTCACCGAGGCCAACGGCTACAAGGCCTACCCCGACGGGCCGGCCCGGCACCCCTCGGCCATCCAGCGCGGCTCGACCCGGTGGGCGTCGCTGTCGTTTGGCGACCCGTCCACCATCGGCTACCCGTCGCACCGGGACGCCCCCCGCGGCGACATCAGCGACCTGGGGCCCAAGATCCCCTCCATCCCCATCAGCATGCGCGACGGGCTGCAGCTGCTGCGCGCGCTCGACGGCCACGGCGTGTCGGGCAAGGAGGCGAACCGCAGCAGCTGGGTCGGCGCCTTTGCAAACCTCAGCTACAGCAGCGGGCCCGCGCCGGGCGCCACCCTCGACATGGTGCACTTTATGGAGCGCCGGctggagcccgcctgggacgTCATGGGTTACATCAACGGCACCTCGGAGGACGAGTTTGTCATCATCGGGAACCACAGGGACGGCTGGACGACGGGTGGTGCGGCTGATGCCATCTCGGGCGGCTCCATACTGGTCGAGATGGCGAGGGCGTTTGGTAAGCTCATCGACCAGGGGTGGAAGCCCCGCCGGACCATCATCTTTGGGTCGTGGGACGCGGAGGAGTTTGGGCTGATGGGGTCGACCGAGTGGGTGGAGGACCACCTGCCCGAGCTGGTTGGCAAGGCGGTGGCGTACATAAATCTCGACACTGCTGTCTCGGGGCCAAGGACGGCCATCACCGGATCGGGAGAGATTCAGACCATTGCCATcgagctgatgaagaaggtgGCGTTTCCCGACAAGTACGGCGTCGGGGAGACGCTGTACGACATGTGGTATAACAGCACCTCGGGATATGTTGGTCCACTGGGGAGCGGGAGTGACTATGCTGCCTTTTACCACAACGGTATTAGTTCG CTCGATATATCAGGAGGCCCAGGCAAGGGCGATCCTGTGTATCAATATCACTc actaTACGACACATACGACTGGATGGCCAACTATGCCGACCCAGGCTTCCAAGTCCACAAAGCCATGGGACAGTGGGTGACGCTGCTCATGTATCACCTGGCCGACGACCCCCTGATCCCATTCGACCtccccaacgccgccaccaccctgCGCGCGCTCTTCCAAGACCTCCAAGACGACATGGCCGAGCTCTTCCCGACCGTCACCGACCTCGACCTCAGCCCTCTCTCCAACGCAATCGCCGCGTTCGAAAGCGCCGCCGAGCAGATCGACGCGCTCGCAACCCAGGCGCTGTCGCACAACGACACGGTGCTCCTGGGCGTCATCAACTCCAAGTACCGCGACTTCAACCGGGGGTACGCCAGCCAGGGCGCCTTGCCGGGCCGCCTGACCTACAACAACGTCGTCAGCGCCCCTGGGCTCGACAACGGGTACGGCGCGAGCGTGTTCCCTGCCGTTGGGGACAGCCTTGACCAGGGGGACAGGGAGCTGGCCGACGAGTGGATAGTCAAGAGCGCAAATGCCGTGCTGAGGGCAGCCGAGATTTTGACGGTTTAG
- a CDS encoding arabinose-proton symporter, translating into MADIQPARPSSGDKAKGAVGGDHVETTSGGPAEKALNEKEALEFARNGGDGEMNSLISSLERELEAEGGLRNGFFDLQFSNTKYFNWMIIAFASMGGMLSGLDQSLISGANLFLPTDLGLSTRELSLVNSAMPLGAVGGALILSPCNEFFGRRMSIMISCFLYTVGAAVCAGSINFGMIVAARVILGMGVGLEGGTVPVYVAETAERRIRGNVVSLYQLNIALGEVLGYAVAAMFLHVEGNWRWILGSSLVFSTIMWGGMLFLPESPRYLMHKRRTLDAFRVWKRIRGTDTPEAREEFFIMKVSVLDEQNAVTETARNKRFPWMDFFTVPRARRALVYANIMILLGQLTGVNAIMYYMSVLMKQIGFDDEKATYMSLVGGGSLLIGTIPACLYMEKFGRRFWANTMLPGFFVGLVIIGASYHIPIDTNTTGAAACYLVGLALYMGFFGCYACLTWVVPSEVYPTYLRSYGMTTSSGLLFLASFVVTYNFSAMQEAMTRTGLTLGFYGGIAVLGWFYQLIFMPETKDKTLEEIDQLFERPTREIVSENMRNLFGRRKSREDAAAAAVSEEKADVYA; encoded by the exons ATGGCCGATATACAACCCGCCCGCCCCAGCTCAGGggacaaggccaagggcgCCGTCGGCGGCGACCACGTCGAgaccaccagcggcgggccggCCGAGAAGGCGCTCAACGAAAAGGAGGCGCTCGAGTTTGCGCgcaacggcggcgacggcgagaTGAACAGCCTGATATCGAGCCTGGAGCGCgagctcgaggccgaggGCGGGCTGAGGAACGGCTTCTTCGACCTGCAGTTCAGCAACACAAAGTACTTCAACTGGATGATCATCGCCTTCGCCTCGATGGGGGGCATGCTCTCGGGCCTGGACCAGTCGCTCATCTCGGGCGCCAACCTGTTCCTGCCCACCGACCTGGGCCTGAGCACCCGCGAGCTCAGCCTGGTCAACTCGGCCATGCCGCTGGGTGCCGTCGGCGGCGCCTTGATCCTGAGTCCCTGCAATGAGTTTTTCGGCCGTCGCATGTCCATCATGATTTCCTGCTTCTTGTACACTGTTGGAGCGGCGGTCTGCGCTGGATCCATCAACTTTG GCATGATTGTCGCCGCCCGTGTCATCCTCGGCATGGGAGTTGGTCTCGAAGGCGGTACGGTCCCCGTCTACGTGGCCGAGACGGCGGAGCGGCGGATCCGCGGCAACGTCGTCTCGCTGTACCAGCTCAACATCGCGCTGGGCGAGGTGCTCGGGTACGCGGTGGCGGCCATGTTCCTGCACGTCGAGGGCAACTGGCGCTGGATCCTGGGCAGCTCGCTGGTGTTCTCGACCATCATGTGGGGCGGCATGCTGTTCCTGCCCGAGAGCCCGCGCTACCTGATGCACAAGCGGCGCACGCTCGACGCCTTTAGGGTGTGGAAGCGCATCCGCGGCACCGACACGCCCGAGGCGCGCGAGGAGTTCTTCATCATGAAGGTGTCGGTGCTCGACGAGCAAAACGCCGTGACCGAGACGGCGCGCAACAAGCGCTTCCCCTGGATGGACTTCTTCACGGTGCCGCGGGCCAGGCGCGCCCTCGTCTACGCCAACATCATGATCCTGCTCGGCCAGCTGACCGGCGTCAACGCCATCATGTACTACATGTCGGTGCTGATGAAGCAGATCGGCTTCGACGACGAAAAGGCCACCTACATGTCGCTGGTGGGCGGCGGCTCCCTCCTCATCGGCACCATCCCGGCCTGCCTGTACATGGAGAAGTTTGGCCGACGCTTCTGGGCAAACACCATGCTGCCCGGCTTCTTCGTCGgcctcgtcatcatcggcgCCAGCTACCACATCCCCATCGACACCAACAccaccggcgccgccgcctgctacctggtcggcctggccctgtaCATGGGCTTTTTTGGCTGCTACGCCTGCCTGACCTGGGTCGTGCCCTCCGAGGTCTACCCCACCTACCTGCGATCCTACGGCATGACCACCTCGTCCGGCCTGCTGTTCCTGGCCTCCTTCGTCGTCACCTACAACTTCTCCGCCATGCAGGAGGCCATGACCCGCACCGGCCTGACCCTCGGCTTCTACGGCGGCATCGCCGTGCTCGGCTGGTTCTACCAGCTCATCTTCATGCCCGAGACCAAGGACAAGACCCTCGAGGAGATTGACCAGCTCTTTGAGCGCCCCACCAGGGAGATTGTGTCGGAGAACATGCGCAACCTGTTTGGCCGCAGGAAGAGCCGCGAGGatgctgcggcggcggccgtgaGTGAGGAAAAGGCCGATGTTTATGCTTAG
- a CDS encoding tyrosine-protein phosphatase 1 encodes MPPEQPQPPRNTDRTVHYTMKTSSRPASTPGQGNTPAFRSAKSSTTPTAQSPYFPYSVGQPYPPKLSPSNTAANRLTTPQVSHDTSQARTPSPNYFALVVEPTPDPRDTSMLPRENWSPATSSVKSFAAAIPKQLPLDANPEFEAFRRQADANRGASGFNLATSHFGVGGAWQSKIDTDHDTSSSGPRRPRVPRWHTHGSNMSIGSVSATRAPGTTVAPSVAALEQQGRQPPQPSRPSLPSKASSVGGYHPSATRMDLDMDASNLHDSAYVSEDSKRNSEDVPINPPSPRQTSFFESPVPFESNTDHRTSLSTNEDRHPRLSVPQGKLDPPTPAPQSRPVRAGTLPNPAADSSSPAMIHPSELKDIIQDSSADDLLLLDLRVATLYQASRIEGALNLCIPTTLLKRATFDLQKLRQTFQTDEHQDKFACWQETKFLVVYDAHSADTRDATSCINMLKKFTAAGYNGKACILRGGFKAFAAAYPQLIDRRHGGERAGKPSLTLKSGNDGERPSVAPVIGGVMLPTGTDAVPNPFFSNIRQNMDLADGVGQMDISVPASLNNKGLPTWLSQVAEKADHGKQVSERFLTIEKKEQARMRKAYTAYKSNTSSLTPGSSTVEISGIEKGDKNRYNNIFPFEHSRVRLDGRQQGESDYINASHIKATRSHKKYIASQGPLPATFEDFWSMIWDQDVRVIVMLTAEHEGGHLKCHPYWREREFGPLKLRSLGEKKVSLDIDKPQSTSDNSSQTPKNQNASTPGPQSTQKQAVAEGRRRANTTTTNPLKPDNEGFFKAQAQSPQEVPIVVVRKFALSHGAHPFAPIREITHLHYSSWPDFGAPAQPSHLLALVELANSMQLAAYPVDVNSAIASSERAGSRLSSQNSGSRDFGGSSASKFGKTNSWPDEPLTDPDARPMLVHCSAGCGRTGTFCTVDSVVDMLKRQRQRAARRLSAAAAAREKRVRREGIKRKLEQRDMDGDVSMAGIAAEEKDRSLRRDSVSVSPTRASFTDSPLFSSPPKFPFPSIAETRELGGSSFSGSDEGTGYSCSSSSDEQQQQPSPTKGASEVVSMIGLDTAWMDDDSIDLIAATVEEFRGQRLSMVQTIRQFVLCYETVLEWVARLQQRTHTEGEGGLPLFSAASVPGRVARSRMRSGSVQGEAKQAA; translated from the exons ATGCCTCCAGAACAGCCGCAGCCACCCAGGAATACTGACCGCACGGTCCATTACACCATGAAGACCTCGTCGAGACCTGCCTCGACCCCGGGGCAGGGCAATACACCGGCCTTCCGTTCGGCCAAGTCCTCCACCACCCCGACCGCGCAGTCACCCTACTTTCCCTACTCAGTGGGCCAGCCCTACCCACCCAAACTCTCACCGTCGAACACCGCCGCCAACCGCTTGACTACGCCCCAAGTCAGCCATGATACATCACAGGCCCGGACACCGAGTCCAAACTACTTCGCCCTAGTTGTCGAGCCAACTCCAGATCCCAGAGACACATCGATGCTGCCCCGTGAGAATTGGAGTCCGGCTACGTCATCGGTCAAGTCGTTTGCAGCCGCCATCCCCAAGCAGCTTCCACTCGACGCCAACCCCGAGTTTGAGGCTTTCAGGAGGCAGGCAGACGCGAACAGGGGCGCCTCGGGGTTCAACCTGGCTACCTCTCACTTTGGCGTTGGTGGAGCCTGGCAATCAAAGATCGATACAGACCACGACACCTCGTCGTCGGGGCCCAGACGACCGCGTGTTCCTAGATGGCACACGCACGGCAGCAACATGTCTATCGGATCGGTCTCTGCAACGCGGGCACCTGGCACGACAGTGGCTCCGTCAGTAGCCGCCCTTGAGCAGCAGGGACGACAACCACCACAGCCATCACGACCTTCTTTACCGTCAAAAGCATCCTCCGTCGGCGGATACCACCCGTCAGCAACCCGCATGGACCTCGACATGGACGCTAGCAACCTACATGATTCAGCTTATGTGTCCGAGGACTCGAAGAGAAACTCAGAAGATGTGCCCATCAATCCGCCATCACCTCGTCAAACATCTTTCTTTGAGTCTCCGGTCCCGTTCGAGTCAAATACGGATCACAGAACATCTTTGTCGACCAACGAGGATCGACACCCGCGATTGTCTGTACCGCAGGGTAAGCTCGACCCACCTACTCCGGCGCCACAGAGCAGACCAGTCAGGGCCGGTACTCTGCCGAATCCCGCTGCCGATTCATCCTCACCTGCCATGATTCACCCGTCTGAGCTCAAGGACATAATTCAAGATTCGTCAGCCGATGACTTGTTATTGCTGGATTTGAGAGTAGCTACTCTGTACCAGGCCTCGCGAATTGAGGGCGCTCTCAACCTCTGTATCCCAACGACACTTTTGAAACGGGCAACTTTTGATCTGCAGAAGCTTCGACAGACGTTTCAGACCGACGAGCACCAGGACAAGTTTGCGTGTTGGCAAGAGACCAAGTTTCTGGTGGTATATGATGCTCACTCTGCCGATACGCGCGATGCGACGTCCTGCATCAACATGTTGAAGAAGTTTACCGCTGCTGGATATAATGGTAAAGCCTGCATCCTGCGCGGCGGATTCAAGGCATTTGCGGCGGCGTACCCGCAGCTGATAGATCGACGTCACGGAGGAGAACGGGCTGGAAAACCAAGCTTGACGCTCAAGTCGGGCAACGATGGCGAAAGGCCGTCGGTCGCCCCCGTAATTGGTGGTGTTATGCTGCCCACCGGCACCGACGCGGTTCCTAATCCTTTCTTCAGCAACATCCGTCAGAATATGGACCTTGCCGATGGTGTCGGACAGATGGACATTTCTGTGCCTGCCAGTTTGAACAACAAGGGCCTTCCTACTTGGCTTAGTCAGGTCGCTGAAAAGGCTGATCACGGAAAGCAAGTTTCCGAGCGGTTTCTTACCATCGAGAAGAAGGAGCAAGCGCGAATGCGCAAAGCTTACACGGCCTACAAGTCTAACACGTCGTCCCTTACGCCTGGTTCGAGTACCGTTGAAATCTCGGGCATTGAGAAAGGGGACAAGAATCGATATAATAACATTTTCCCATTCGAGCATTCTCGCGTGAGATTGGATGGCCGACAGCAGGGCGAGAGCGACTACATCAACGCTAGCCACATCAAAGCGACCAGGAGTCACAAGAAGTACATTGCCAGCCAGGGACCGCTACCTGCTACTTTCGAG GACTTCTGGTCGATGATCTGGGATCAAGATGTACGCGTCATCGTTATGCTCACAGCTGAGCATGAGGGTGGACATCTCAAGTGCCATCCGTATTGGCGGGAAAGGGAGTTTGGGCCACTGAAACTCCGCTCACTAGGCGAGAAGAAGGTTTCCCTTGATATTGACAAACCCCAATCCACCTCGGACAACAGCAGCCAAACGCCTAAAAATCAGAATGCGAGCACCCCTGGGCCACAGAGCACCCAGAAGCAGGCTGTCGCCGAGGGCCGGCGGCGTgccaacaccaccaccaccaacccgTTGAAGCCCGACAACGAGGGATTCTTCAAGGCCCAAGCTCAATCTCCTCAAGAGGTGCCGATTGTAGTTGTTCGCAAGTTTGCCCTCAGCCATGGTGCTCACCCGTTTGCTCCAATTCGCGAGATCACGCACCTTCACTACTCGTCGTGGCCAGACTTTGGCGCCCCGGCACAACCGAGCCATCTCCTTGCACTCGTGGAACTCGCAAACTCAATGCAACTCGCCGCATACCCGGTTGATGTGAACTCGGCGATAGCCAGCTCTGAGCGTGCTGGAAGCCGATTGTCGTCTCAAAATAGTGGCAGTCGCGATTTTGGTGGCTCGAGCGCCAGCAAATTTGGCAAGACCAATTCATGGCCGGACGAGCCTCTGACGGACCCTGACGCGCGGCCCATGCTGGTGCATTGTTCTGCTGGCTGTGGCAGAACGGGTACTTTCTGTACAGTAGACAGCGTGGTAGACATGCTGAAGAGGCAGCGGCAGCGAGCAGCCCGACGACTAAGTGCAGCAGCTGCGGCCCGTGAAAAGAGGGTCCGGCGAGAGGGGATTAAGCGCAAACTCGAACAACGGGACATGGACGGAGATGTGTCAATGGCGGGGAtcgctgccgaggaaaaagaccGGAGTCTCAGGCGGGATAGCGTCAGCGTCAGCCCCACACGAGCATCGTTCACAGATTCGCCCTTGTTCTCCTCCCCGCCCAAATTTCCATTCCCAAGCATCGCCGAAACTAGGGAGCTGGGAGGCAGCAGTTTCAGCGGCAGTGATGAGGGCACCGGCTACTCTTGCTCTTCATCATCCGacgagcaacagcagcagccctcGCCGACGAAAGGCGCGTCAGAGGTCGTGTCTATGATTGGGCTGGACACAGCTTGGATGGACGACGACAGCATTGACCTGATCGCAGCCACGGTGGAAGAGTTTCGAGGCCAGCGTCTCAGCATGGTACAGACCATTCGTCAATTTGTACTCTGCTACGAGACTGTGCTTGAGTGGGTCGCGCGTCTGCAGCAGCGGACACACACTGAGGGTGAGGGCGGACTGCCGTTGTTCTCTGCGGCGTCGGTACCGGGTCGGGTGGCGAGGTCGAGGATGCGCAGCGGGAGTGTGCAGGGTGAAGCGAAGCAAGCTGCGTAA